A stretch of the Ochrobactrum sp. BTU1 genome encodes the following:
- a CDS encoding ABC transporter ATP-binding protein, producing MTADTMQTKQPLLAVEKVETYYGNIRALKGIDLTVNEGEIVALIGANGAGKSTLMMTIFGSPRARTGRILFGGKDITSMPPHEIAKLRIAQSPEGRRIFPRMTVLENLQMGASLDHQQYFEEDVALMFELFPRLKERINQRGGTLSGGEQQMLAIARALMARPKLLLLDEPSLGLAPLIVKQIFEAIKELNRTQGLTVFLVEQNAFGALKLADRGYVMVNGSITMSGAGRELLADPEVRAAYLEGGRH from the coding sequence ATGACGGCTGACACTATGCAAACAAAGCAACCGCTTCTGGCCGTCGAAAAGGTCGAGACCTATTACGGCAACATCCGCGCACTCAAGGGCATCGACTTGACAGTCAACGAGGGTGAAATCGTAGCGTTGATTGGCGCCAACGGTGCTGGCAAGTCCACACTCATGATGACCATCTTCGGTTCGCCGCGCGCTCGTACAGGCCGCATTCTTTTCGGCGGCAAGGACATTACGTCAATGCCGCCGCATGAGATTGCGAAGCTGCGAATTGCACAATCGCCGGAAGGTCGCCGCATTTTCCCGCGCATGACAGTGCTCGAAAACCTGCAGATGGGTGCGAGCCTCGATCATCAGCAATATTTCGAGGAAGATGTTGCGCTGATGTTCGAACTCTTCCCGCGTCTGAAGGAGCGTATCAATCAGCGCGGCGGCACACTTTCGGGTGGTGAACAGCAGATGCTGGCGATTGCGCGCGCGCTGATGGCCCGTCCGAAGCTTCTGCTTCTTGACGAGCCGTCATTGGGTCTTGCTCCTCTGATCGTCAAGCAGATCTTCGAAGCGATCAAGGAACTCAACCGCACGCAGGGTCTCACAGTGTTTCTCGTCGAGCAGAATGCTTTCGGTGCGCTGAAGCTTGCTGATCGCGGCTATGTTATGGTCAATGGATCAATCACAATGAGCGGCGCTGGCCGCGAACTGCTGGCTGACCCGGAAGTGCGTGCCGCCTATCTCGAAGGCGGAAGGCATTAA
- a CDS encoding 4-hydroxyproline epimerase: protein MARHSFFCVDGHTCGNPVRLVAGGGPNLEGSNMMEKRAHFLREYDWIRTGLMFEPRGHDMMSGSILYPPTRPDCDVAVLFIETSGCLPMCGHGTIGTVTMAIEQGLVTPKTPGKLNLDTPAGLVAIEYEQNGQYVDRVRLTNVPAFLYAEGLEVECPDLGPIKVDVAYGGNFYAIVEPQENYSDMKDYSALQLIAWSPVLRQRLNEKYKFQHPDLPDINRLTHILWTGEPTHPEAHARNAVFYGDKAIDRSPCGTGTSARMAQLAAKGKLKPGDDFVHESIIGSLFHGRVERAVEVAGGTGIIPSIAGWARMTGYNTIFIDDRDPFAHGFTVA, encoded by the coding sequence ATGGCAAGACATTCATTTTTCTGCGTCGACGGACATACCTGCGGCAATCCAGTGCGTCTGGTTGCTGGCGGTGGCCCGAACCTTGAAGGTTCGAACATGATGGAAAAGCGCGCACATTTCTTGCGCGAGTATGACTGGATCCGCACGGGTCTTATGTTCGAACCGCGTGGTCATGACATGATGTCCGGCTCCATTCTTTATCCACCGACACGTCCGGATTGCGATGTAGCTGTTTTGTTTATTGAAACATCCGGCTGTCTGCCAATGTGCGGTCATGGCACAATCGGCACTGTGACAATGGCTATCGAGCAAGGGCTTGTAACGCCAAAGACACCCGGAAAGCTCAACCTCGATACGCCTGCCGGTCTGGTGGCAATCGAATATGAGCAGAATGGTCAATATGTCGACCGCGTGCGGCTGACCAACGTTCCAGCCTTCCTTTATGCCGAAGGATTGGAAGTGGAATGCCCTGATCTCGGGCCAATTAAAGTCGATGTTGCATATGGCGGAAACTTCTACGCAATCGTAGAGCCGCAAGAAAATTACAGCGACATGAAAGATTATTCCGCGCTGCAGCTAATTGCCTGGAGTCCGGTGCTTCGTCAGCGCCTGAATGAGAAATATAAATTCCAGCATCCAGACCTTCCAGACATTAATCGTCTGACGCATATTCTCTGGACCGGCGAGCCAACACATCCTGAAGCTCATGCGCGCAATGCCGTTTTCTATGGCGACAAGGCAATCGACCGTTCGCCTTGTGGAACCGGCACTTCTGCCCGTATGGCGCAGCTTGCGGCCAAAGGAAAGCTGAAACCGGGTGATGATTTCGTACATGAATCCATCATTGGTTCGCTGTTTCATGGCCGTGTTGAACGCGCCGTGGAGGTCGCTGGCGGCACCGGAATTATCCCTTCAATTGCCGGTTGGGCACGTATGACGGGCTACAATACGATCTTCATTGATGACCGTGATCCGTTTGCACACGGATTCACTGTTGCGTAA
- a CDS encoding MarR family transcriptional regulator codes for MSRADLSAEMIDAMAKVNRRLRTLFDARVKERGLTLARARTLLTLIEQEGLYQKELAEVLEIENATMVRLIDGLERQSFVERQAVEGDRRAKRIVMTEEGKSLAEQVVKLAGDVRADLLEGVSDEELTVALKVMRKMSDSMNKAH; via the coding sequence ATGAGCAGAGCAGATCTCAGCGCGGAAATGATCGATGCCATGGCGAAGGTCAATCGTAGACTGCGGACACTATTTGATGCTCGGGTTAAAGAACGCGGCCTGACGCTGGCGCGTGCGCGCACCCTTCTCACATTGATTGAGCAGGAAGGCCTTTATCAGAAAGAACTAGCGGAAGTGCTCGAGATCGAGAACGCGACCATGGTTCGCCTGATCGACGGTCTGGAACGTCAGTCTTTTGTCGAACGTCAGGCGGTCGAAGGCGATCGTCGTGCCAAACGTATTGTGATGACTGAAGAAGGCAAGTCTCTGGCAGAGCAGGTGGTGAAGCTTGCTGGCGATGTGCGTGCTGATCTGCTTGAAGGTGTTAGCGACGAAGAGCTAACTGTGGCTCTAAAAGTTATGCGCAAAATGTCCGACTCGATGAACAAAGCGCATTAA
- the livM gene encoding high-affinity branched-chain amino acid ABC transporter permease LivM — protein MAVQTGSRPDSLFARAIREGFIAGLVALGLFILIVGFKTDQNINNELVLQQRWGALAILVALAAFGRFAFIAFLQPTLEARKFAKASRPVVTAEAPSFFRAHFSKIGVVFLFVYPVLIVTMLGWQGSLKWVDNFGVQILIYVMLAWGLNIVVGLAGLLDLGYVAFYAVGAYSYALLSAYFGLSFWMLLPIAGILAATWGVILGFPVLRLRGDYLAIVTLAFGEIIRLVLINWTDLTKGTFGISGIAKATFFGLPFNASKDGFAAYFGLTFSAAHYKFFLYYVILILALITALVTIRLRRMPVGRAWEALREDEIACRSLGINTTTTKLTAFATGAMFGGFAGSFFAARQGFVSPESFVFLESAVILAIVVLGGMGSLVGIAIAAIAMIGGTEILREMGFLKAIFGANFTPELYRMLIFGLAMVVVMVWKPRGFVGSREPSAFLNQKKLVSGAFTKEGHG, from the coding sequence ATGGCCGTACAAACAGGTTCACGCCCGGATTCCCTTTTTGCCCGGGCCATTCGTGAAGGGTTCATTGCCGGTCTTGTGGCTTTGGGACTTTTCATTCTGATCGTTGGTTTCAAGACCGATCAGAACATCAATAACGAGCTGGTGTTGCAGCAGCGCTGGGGGGCGCTGGCAATCCTGGTGGCTTTGGCGGCTTTTGGTCGCTTTGCCTTTATCGCGTTCCTGCAGCCCACGCTTGAGGCCCGCAAATTCGCAAAAGCAAGCCGCCCTGTGGTGACTGCTGAAGCGCCGTCTTTCTTCCGCGCTCATTTCTCAAAAATTGGTGTGGTGTTTCTTTTCGTCTACCCGGTCCTGATCGTTACCATGCTTGGCTGGCAGGGATCGTTGAAGTGGGTCGACAATTTCGGCGTCCAGATCCTCATCTATGTGATGCTGGCCTGGGGCCTTAATATCGTGGTTGGCCTCGCTGGCCTTCTCGATCTCGGCTATGTCGCTTTCTATGCTGTGGGTGCATATTCCTACGCGCTTCTTTCGGCTTATTTCGGTCTGTCTTTCTGGATGCTGCTGCCGATTGCAGGCATTCTCGCTGCGACCTGGGGTGTTATCCTCGGCTTCCCGGTCTTGCGTCTGCGTGGTGACTATCTCGCCATCGTGACGCTGGCTTTTGGTGAAATCATCCGACTTGTCCTTATAAACTGGACGGATCTTACCAAGGGTACGTTCGGTATCTCCGGTATCGCGAAGGCAACCTTCTTCGGTCTGCCGTTCAATGCCAGCAAAGACGGTTTTGCCGCCTATTTCGGCCTGACATTCTCGGCTGCTCACTACAAGTTCTTCCTCTATTATGTGATCCTCATACTCGCGCTGATTACGGCTCTCGTTACGATCCGTTTGCGCCGTATGCCTGTGGGTCGCGCATGGGAAGCGCTGCGCGAAGATGAAATCGCCTGCCGTTCACTCGGCATCAATACTACCACAACCAAGCTCACCGCCTTTGCGACGGGTGCGATGTTCGGTGGTTTTGCGGGTTCCTTCTTCGCTGCCCGTCAAGGTTTCGTCAGCCCGGAATCCTTCGTGTTCCTTGAATCCGCAGTCATTCTCGCCATCGTCGTTCTTGGCGGTATGGGGTCGCTCGTCGGTATTGCGATTGCTGCAATCGCTATGATCGGTGGCACGGAAATCCTGCGTGAAATGGGCTTCCTGAAAGCTATTTTCGGTGCCAACTTCACACCTGAACTCTACCGTATGCTGATCTTCGGTCTTGCCATGGTGGTCGTCATGGTCTGGAAACCGCGCGGATTTGTCGGAAGCCGAGAACCGAGCGCGTTCCTCAATCAGAAGAAGTTGGTGTCGGGTGCCTTTACCAAGGAAGGGCACGGCTGA
- a CDS encoding ATP-binding cassette domain-containing protein, which yields MAGNGSKDTILTVEHLSMRFGGLVAINDLSFDVKRGDITAIIGPNGAGKTTVFNCITGFYKPTGGMLTMNRNTGEKFLLERLPDFKITQDARVARTFQNIRLFSGLTVLENLLVAQHNVLMRSSGYTILGLLGLPGYKKAAKAAVEKARYWLEKINLIDRADDPAGDLPYGDQRRLEIARAMCTEPEILCLDEPAAGLNPRESAELNKLLLDIRKETGTSILLIEHDMSVVMEISDHVIVLEYGTKISDGSPEAVRNDPRVIAAYLGVDDDEIAELIEEADKPGTGDPADFIATQLAVEAIEEEKAEEAVRFAGGLAAARDGKPDNLTLIKGIGEVNEKKLNEHGIYHFDQIAAWTEADIVQAETYLEFDGRIAREDWVGQAAQLASGQATEFSTRVEAGDVPTSHKTAPAKAARAPKGTKSAKAPAKPKKGAE from the coding sequence ATGGCTGGCAATGGTTCGAAAGATACCATTCTTACAGTTGAGCATCTGTCGATGCGCTTTGGTGGTCTCGTTGCGATCAATGATCTGAGCTTCGATGTGAAGCGCGGCGACATCACAGCCATCATCGGACCTAACGGTGCGGGCAAGACGACGGTCTTCAACTGCATCACCGGCTTCTACAAGCCAACCGGCGGTATGCTGACCATGAACCGGAATACGGGCGAAAAGTTCCTTTTGGAACGCCTGCCCGATTTCAAGATTACGCAGGATGCCCGCGTTGCACGTACGTTCCAGAACATTCGTCTGTTCTCGGGTCTGACCGTGCTGGAAAACCTGCTTGTCGCACAGCACAACGTGCTGATGCGTTCGTCAGGTTACACGATCCTCGGTCTTCTGGGTCTGCCGGGCTATAAGAAAGCCGCTAAGGCAGCGGTCGAAAAAGCGCGCTACTGGCTTGAGAAGATCAATCTCATTGATCGTGCGGACGACCCGGCTGGCGATCTGCCTTATGGCGATCAACGCCGTCTGGAAATTGCGCGCGCCATGTGCACTGAGCCAGAAATTCTCTGCCTCGATGAGCCGGCCGCGGGTCTTAACCCTCGTGAATCGGCAGAGCTCAACAAGCTGCTGCTCGATATTCGCAAGGAAACCGGCACGTCGATCCTGTTGATCGAACACGATATGTCAGTGGTTATGGAAATTTCCGACCATGTGATCGTGCTTGAATATGGCACAAAGATCTCTGACGGCTCACCGGAAGCAGTGCGCAACGATCCGCGCGTTATCGCCGCCTATCTCGGCGTTGATGACGATGAGATCGCAGAGTTGATCGAAGAAGCGGACAAGCCAGGCACTGGTGATCCTGCAGACTTTATCGCAACTCAGCTTGCTGTAGAGGCAATCGAGGAAGAAAAGGCTGAAGAGGCCGTTCGTTTTGCAGGCGGATTGGCTGCAGCGCGTGATGGCAAGCCTGATAATCTGACGCTCATCAAGGGCATCGGTGAAGTCAACGAGAAGAAGCTCAACGAGCACGGCATCTATCATTTTGATCAGATTGCCGCCTGGACTGAAGCTGACATCGTTCAGGCTGAAACCTATCTGGAATTCGACGGTCGCATTGCCCGCGAAGACTGGGTGGGGCAGGCAGCACAACTTGCTTCGGGTCAGGCAACCGAGTTTTCAACCCGTGTTGAAGCCGGTGATGTCCCTACGAGCCATAAGACTGCTCCCGCAAAGGCAGCCAGAGCCCCTAAAGGCACGAAGAGCGCCAAAGCTCCGGCAAAGCCCAAGAAGGGAGCTGAATAA
- a CDS encoding GntR family transcriptional regulator, translating into MEHARVDEKVAKGSAALTDSWGSESLAEQAYRLLERSIVTLELEPGSIVNERTLIELTGMGRTPIREAIQRLAWEGLVEVRPRSGIAITQIDPKDFSKVLDAREGVERVLARDAARFGTPRDYERLQAAADAMREAIPSEDVSLFLDADKAFDIVLGSAASNPYATRLAAPLQTHSRRFWFRLRPSTGITGSANAHATLIEAIISREPDRASDTASELMSYLRTLAP; encoded by the coding sequence ATGGAACATGCAAGGGTCGACGAGAAAGTTGCAAAAGGCAGCGCAGCGCTGACAGATAGCTGGGGCAGTGAAAGCCTTGCCGAGCAAGCTTATCGTTTGCTGGAGCGCTCGATCGTAACGCTTGAACTGGAACCTGGCTCCATCGTCAATGAGCGAACATTGATTGAACTGACAGGAATGGGCCGCACGCCAATCCGCGAAGCCATACAACGGCTCGCCTGGGAAGGGCTTGTCGAAGTCCGCCCGCGTTCCGGCATCGCCATCACGCAGATCGATCCCAAGGATTTCTCAAAAGTGCTCGATGCCCGGGAAGGTGTCGAGCGTGTTTTGGCGCGTGATGCCGCACGCTTCGGCACTCCGCGCGACTACGAACGCTTACAAGCGGCAGCCGACGCAATGCGCGAGGCTATTCCGTCGGAAGATGTTTCGCTGTTTTTAGATGCGGATAAGGCCTTCGACATCGTGCTCGGCTCAGCTGCCAGTAATCCCTATGCCACACGTCTTGCGGCACCGCTGCAGACCCACAGCCGTCGATTCTGGTTCAGACTACGCCCATCAACCGGCATCACCGGTTCTGCCAATGCCCATGCTACGCTGATCGAAGCAATCATTTCCCGCGAACCAGACCGGGCGAGCGACACAGCTAGCGAGCTGATGTCCTATCTGCGAACGCTGGCACCATAA
- a CDS encoding FAD-binding oxidoreductase: MKFDPSRQRDIVIIGGGIVGVATAALLAESGREVLVIDRSGICEETSSGNAAALAFSDILPMASKGVMGKVPGWLMDPLGPFTIRPSYFPKMIPWLYRFWRASSAEALEKTTVAQGNMMQLAQREMLGLIDRAGLLDRLQEDGNLELYESEAELAASQPGWDAKAKAGIAYEHVRGTRLKELQPGLDPRFVAGTFVPGWKNVSDPKLFGQAIWAYAESKGARFLHAKVKHAASQHGGATVHLEEGTEIRAAHLVLMAGAWSKNLAQGFGDAVPLDTERGYNTTLPVGSFDVKRQLTFPGHGFVITPMATGLRVGGAVEFGGLQLPPNYARSAAMLKKASMFLPGLKTEGGRQWMGYRPSMPDSMPVIGRASAGGNIYYGFGHGHLGLTQSAATGRIICDLIMGSAPAVDIEPFKPQRFRN, encoded by the coding sequence ATGAAATTTGATCCCAGTAGGCAGCGCGACATCGTCATTATTGGTGGCGGCATTGTCGGCGTGGCTACGGCAGCACTTCTTGCCGAATCAGGGCGCGAAGTTCTTGTGATTGATCGAAGCGGGATTTGCGAAGAAACGAGTTCAGGGAATGCGGCGGCACTCGCCTTCTCCGACATACTGCCGATGGCCTCCAAAGGTGTTATGGGCAAGGTTCCGGGCTGGCTTATGGACCCGCTCGGGCCTTTCACGATCCGCCCCTCTTACTTTCCAAAGATGATCCCCTGGCTTTATCGCTTCTGGCGTGCAAGCAGCGCGGAAGCTCTCGAGAAGACCACGGTTGCCCAGGGCAATATGATGCAGCTTGCGCAACGCGAGATGCTGGGGCTGATCGATAGAGCGGGTTTACTCGACCGTTTGCAGGAAGATGGCAATCTGGAGCTTTATGAAAGTGAAGCCGAACTTGCTGCGTCGCAACCCGGCTGGGATGCAAAGGCAAAGGCCGGTATCGCTTATGAGCATGTGCGTGGAACCCGCTTGAAGGAACTGCAGCCGGGGCTTGATCCTCGTTTTGTGGCTGGCACGTTTGTTCCGGGCTGGAAGAATGTCAGTGATCCGAAGCTCTTCGGTCAGGCTATCTGGGCATATGCTGAAAGCAAAGGCGCACGTTTCCTTCATGCGAAAGTGAAACATGCCGCCAGCCAACATGGCGGTGCGACGGTTCATCTGGAGGAAGGCACCGAGATAAGGGCTGCGCATCTGGTGCTGATGGCCGGAGCCTGGTCCAAGAATCTCGCGCAAGGATTTGGCGATGCAGTGCCGCTCGATACGGAGCGTGGCTATAACACGACGCTTCCGGTTGGCAGTTTTGATGTTAAGCGCCAGCTGACTTTCCCAGGCCATGGTTTTGTAATCACGCCGATGGCGACTGGCTTGCGTGTAGGTGGTGCGGTGGAGTTTGGTGGCCTTCAGTTGCCGCCCAATTATGCCCGTTCAGCTGCAATGCTGAAAAAGGCCTCCATGTTCCTGCCGGGATTGAAGACTGAGGGTGGGCGGCAATGGATGGGGTATCGACCGTCTATGCCAGACTCTATGCCAGTTATCGGTCGTGCCTCTGCAGGCGGAAATATTTATTACGGCTTCGGCCATGGTCATCTTGGCCTCACACAATCAGCGGCGACAGGCAGGATTATCTGTGACCTGATCATGGGTTCTGCGCCGGCTGTCGATATCGAACCTTTCAAGCCACAACGTTTTCGGAACTGA
- a CDS encoding branched-chain amino acid ABC transporter permease, with the protein MEYFFQQVINGLALGSIYGLIAIGYTMVYGIIGMINFAHGDVFMLGAFMALIVFLIITTFIGALPIALMLLLMMVVAMLLTGLWSWTIERAAYRPLRGSFRLAPLITAIGMSIALSNFVQVTQGPRNKPVPQLLTGSYNIFGTNVTISLKQIVVIVVTAVLLTIFWYIVNRTSLGRAQRACEQDRKMAALLGINVDRVISLTFVMGAMLAAVAGTLYLSFYGVISFADGFIPGVKAFTAAVLGGIGSLPGAVVGGLLIGLIEALWSAYFSIDYKDVAAFSILAIVLIFMPSGILGRPEVEKV; encoded by the coding sequence ATGGAATATTTCTTCCAGCAGGTGATCAACGGGCTCGCGCTCGGATCGATCTATGGCCTGATCGCCATCGGCTATACGATGGTCTACGGCATTATCGGCATGATCAACTTTGCACATGGCGATGTCTTTATGCTCGGCGCCTTTATGGCGCTGATTGTTTTTCTAATCATCACAACATTCATCGGAGCGCTGCCAATTGCGCTCATGCTTCTGCTGATGATGGTTGTTGCAATGCTTCTGACGGGGCTCTGGAGCTGGACGATTGAGCGGGCTGCTTATCGGCCGCTGCGTGGATCGTTCCGTCTCGCGCCGCTGATCACAGCGATCGGTATGTCGATTGCATTGTCGAACTTCGTTCAGGTTACGCAGGGTCCGCGCAACAAGCCGGTGCCTCAGCTCCTGACTGGCTCCTACAATATCTTCGGAACCAACGTGACGATCTCGCTCAAGCAGATCGTGGTCATCGTGGTGACGGCGGTGCTGCTGACGATATTCTGGTATATCGTCAATCGAACATCGCTTGGTCGTGCGCAGCGTGCCTGTGAGCAGGACCGCAAGATGGCCGCGCTTCTTGGCATCAATGTCGACCGCGTTATTTCGCTGACCTTCGTGATGGGTGCCATGTTGGCGGCCGTTGCCGGTACGCTTTACCTCTCCTTCTACGGCGTTATTTCCTTTGCTGACGGGTTCATTCCTGGCGTCAAGGCGTTTACCGCGGCTGTTCTGGGTGGGATTGGCTCGCTGCCGGGTGCAGTGGTCGGTGGCTTGCTCATCGGTCTCATTGAAGCATTGTGGTCGGCTTATTTCTCGATCGATTACAAGGATGTTGCCGCGTTCTCGATCCTTGCCATCGTGCTCATCTTCATGCCGTCCGGCATTCTTGGCCGTCCTGAAGTCGAAAAGGTGTAA